DNA from Synechococcus sp. CBW1108:
ACCGTGGACTACACCGGTGGCACCAAATCCATGGGTGCGGGCCTGGCGATGGCGGCCATCGATGATCCGGTGGCGAACCTGCAGCTCACCACCCTTGAGCAGCGTGTGCCTGGATCGACCGTGATCACAGGCCACAGCTTCCCGGTCCCCGTGCCTACAGAGGCGATCCATGCCCACCGGCTGTTGTCGTTGGAGCTCCCCACCCTGTTGCAACGCTTTGACTACGCGGCTGCTGAAGGCGCCATTGGCCGTGTGCGGCGTGGTCTGCAGCCCGAAAGCGAGGCGTTCCGAACGCTTACGCGGCTTGAAACGCTGATGGTGGCCCTCGACGCCTGGGATCGTTTTGACCACAGGACAGCTGTGCAGCTCCTCAATGGAAGGGGGCGTGAACCGGCGATTCTGGCCCTTCTGCTACCGCTCAAGCGGGTGGTGTCCTCCCGCAAATTGGTGGATGCCAGGGCCCGTGGGGAGGATTGGCCCTCGATGCCCGGCCATGGGCTGGAGCTGGCGGAAGATCTCCTGCGCAACGCCGAACGCCGTGCTGCTCAGCATCGCTATGACGATGCGGTGGGGCGTCTCTACCGAGCGGTGGAGCTCACGGCACAGCTGTTGTTGCGTACGGGAGTTGCGGGTTATGTAGGCGAGGAAGGAATTGATACAAGCGATGTGGCCACTGAGCGGCTGCCCGAGATCCTGCAACCTACCTACCGATCCCTTCATGAGCGCAAGGGAGTTGATCAACCATTGAAACTTGGCTTGGTGGAGAGTTACGAACTGCTCGCTGCACTTCTCCATCCTGTTGGCCTGCGTTGGAAGCAACGGGATGAAAATCTGAGACGGGCCCTCAAGCTCCGCAATGCCAGCCAGTTTGCCCATGGCTTTGAGGCGATCGGCTAAATCGGTTGGCAGACGCTGTGGTCCACTTGCGGGTTGTTCGTACAGGAAGCCATTGCTGAAATTCGCGATCAGAAAGGCCTCGATCCACTGCCGAAGTTGCCCTCCAGCCTTGCTGCCACTCGAGCCGAACCCCTCGCTCGCTGATAGGAACCGCAAGCGCCGGTTGAACGCATGAAATCGAGGATCGGTGCTTCGCATGAAATACCCGCACATCAATGCTCCCCTTGTTGACACTGGCTTGGTCACTCAACCAGGTCCACCCCATGACTGCTTCCAACAACATCAACCTCGGCAACCTCAACGGGCGCTCGCAGCAAGCCAGCCGTCAGGCAGAAAGCCTGTTAAAGAGTCTGGATGGTCAGAAGGCCGGCTCGGGTTTGGGCAAGGCCCCAACCACCACCAGGCAGACACCTTCAGGATTGGGAGGTGGTGTCAACGGCAATGGCCAGCCCCCGCAGGCGGCGAGCCCCGGTCCTGGGGATCGGAAAGAAGACAACCTCGCATCAGAGAACGCTCTGGCATTGGTGCAGTTCCTGGAATCCCATGGCCCCAGCGAGGATCTGGTAATGCAGGCCAGTCAGCACTACTTCCGCCAGCCCACCACGGTGCAGAAGCAGGAAAAGCCGTGGAAAAAGGTGTACGGCCTGGTCGGCGTACTGCCGGAGGATGTGCGTGGTAAGCATGCGGTCAGTGAGTCCCTGCGGGGTAGCTCCAGGATTACGGCTGTCCTGCTGACCCTGAGCTCCTGGATCGATCTGACCTCGTCGGTCGGGTTGTTTTCCTTCGTGTTCCGACTGGCCCCAGGTGGTGCCTTGCTGTGGGGTCCGTTCACTGCCGGCATCTTGCTGCTCATGAGCAACAAGTCCGGCCGGGCCATGGTCGATCGCCACAACAACAAGAAGATGGCCAATGTCGCGACGGTGGTATTTGCGTCGGTGGCGGCGTTCCAGACGGGCCTGTCCGGGGTGGGGGTGTTCCTATTCAGTGGCCAAGACCAGGTGGTGAACCACAAGGCGGAGCAGGTGATCAATGGCGATCTGGACCGGCGGCGGCGTCTGATCGAAGGACTGCAGAATCCGACGAATCCGGCTTTCCATGCCGATGCCAAGGCCTGTGAAGCCAACACGGCTCGTCTTTCGGCTATGGGGTCGCGCAACCCTGCCTACCAGCAACTGTCGGTGGAGACGTTCGGCCGCTGGGACGATCGCCGGGTGGCGCCCACCAACAAGCCGCGTTGGGTGCTGCAGCAGACGCCCCTGGATCGCTGGCCGATCTGTTCCCGTGCCGCCGCCAAGGAGGGTGCCATTCAGGCCCAGCTGAGCACCGAGGTGAGAGAGCTGGCGAGCCTCGAGAAGAAGCTGCAAAACACCCCCAACAAGGTGGCGTTCCTGCGCCAGGAGCAGCCCAAGGTGTTCGAACAGCACTTCGTGATGGAACCCAATGGCTCTGTGGCCATGAGAAGCGCGACCGAGGCCTTCGGGGCAGCGGTGGTCTATTTCATCTGGCCGCCGGAGGGAGCACGCAACAACCTGCTGCTCAGCTACGTGATCATGGGCCTGTCCATCCTCACCAGCAGCGCCGCCTTTTTCTCTCTGCTGACCCAGGCGCGGTCGGATAAGACCAAGATGTCCTTTGAGGCAGCCTGTGGGCAACAACGCAGTCTCCTGCTGTCCAGGATCCGCGAACGCTTGCCGGAGGACGCCGATGTCTGGTTCCAGCGCCAGCGTTCTGTTCAGCGCCGGCGTGGTGCCGCTCAGAAGGAGGGCTATACCGCTGCACAGGTCAGCAACCTCAACCCGGAGTTTCAGACGCTGGCCAGTCTCCTCAAAACCGGGAATGAGGAGGTGAGGTGCGAAGCGCAGGAGCAGTACTGGGAGCATCTGATTGACTTGTACATCATGCGCAGCAGCGAAACTGGCGACATCGACTACGGCTACCTCTCCAACCGTTTGGAGCGTTTCTGGCACGACTTCAAGGCGACCAAGAACAGCCGGGTGGCCTCGAGTGGCTGGATGGGTCCAGAGGCCTCGTGACGACAACCACAGATCGGCGACCCCCGAGCAACCCGCAGAGGCCCGAGGATCTGTATGCGTTCAGGGGTCGGGACGCCCGGCCGCACGAATGCAAGCCTGATCGCTCACCGCTGAGCGATCAGAGACTCTTCCTTGCTCGTTGTTCTTCCCTCAGGGATCGCTCAGCAGTGACGGCATCACCCCACCGCGGTGATGGGCGATCCAGGCCTGCTCGAGGAACTCCCAGACATCCCGCCCCTGTTGCCGCAGGGTAGTGGTGACCGTGAGCAGGCGGCTGCGGCAGATCGCACCTTGGCGGGATTGGACTCCTTGACTGATCTTGCGCTGAATCACCGACTGCCGCAGGGCACGCTCTGCGGCGTTGTTGGTGGGCTCGATTCCCTCGATTTCTAGGAGTTTGCGGAAAAACTGCCTGAAAGGCCGCGTTTTTCCCTCCAGAGAGCTGATTGTGCTCCGTTCGGGCTGAAATGATGCGTTTCAGCGGTTCAGAACGCCCGATTTCAGGCGTTTTGCCCCGTTGGGGCTTCCTGGAGGCCGCCTCATTGGCACACCTCTGGGCAACCACCTGTTCATGCCGCCGCCATCGCCGGTTTGAGCAGGTTGCCCAGCCGGATCAGGTTGTAGGCGATCACGTGCAGGCCAAACACCGCACTCAGCTTGTCGGTGCCGCGCAGCTTGAACTGGCGCAGACCGCCCCACTGCTTGATCCAGCCAAACACCTTCTCGATGCCGCGGCGGGCATTGATCGACTTGGCGTAGCCCTCGTGGCGGGTGGTGCGGCCATCGATGGCGGAGCCACCAGAGCGGGCGGTGTTCTGAGCGACGTGCGGCGTCACGGCGATGCGACGCATCTCGGCGACAAAGCCCTTGGTGTCGTAGTTCTTGTCGGCACCGATGGTTTTTTGGTGGGCACCGGGGATGTCAGCCGCCATCGCTTTGGCGGCATCCCGCTCCCCGGTACCCACTGCTTGGGTGACGCGGCAGTCCACGATCAGCGCATGGCGGTTGTCCATCAGCACATGGCCCCGATAGCTCGGTTGGGCCGGGTGGGCGTTGGACTTGCGGGCCAGCAACGCATCCGGATCACTGCCGGAGCGATGGGTCTTGTTGCTGAGCTTGACGCCGCGGAAATCACCCTTGGCCCGCTTCCTGCCGGGCTTTGGAGCGCCAAACCCCTCGCCAGGACCGGATGGCGGCGGTGGCGGATCGTCCTGCCCATCAATCCGCTCCAGTGAGGCATGGGAGGCCCAGGCCTGCAGCAGGGTGCCATCCACTGAGAAGTGTTCGTCGCTGAGCAGCGGCTTGACCTCCGGAGCACCCATCAGCTTCTCCAGGAAGCGCCCCATGACCTGCTCGTTCAGCAACCGCTCCCGATTTTTGGTGAATGTGGTGGGGTGCCAGATCGGATCATCCGGGCTCAGGCCCACAAACCAGCGGTACAGCAGGTTGTAGTGCAGCTGCTCCAGCAAAAGCCGCTCCGAGCGAATCCCGTAGAACGCCTGCAGCAACGAGGCCAGCAGCAGCTGTTCTGGCGGCACCGAGGGCCGGCCTTCTGCGGCGTAGAGCGCGCAAAAGGTGGGATTGAGCCGATCGAGGGCCTGATCCGCCAGTTTCCGGATCCGCCGCAGCGGATGACTGGCCGGGATCCGCTCCTCAATCGACACGTAGGAGAACAGGGAGCCGCTGCGCTCCCGGTGACCTCGCATCTGGACTGGGCAGCTGGTCCATTTTCGCGCAGGCTTGGTTTTTCAGCAAACTCCTAGGAAGGTCCACAACCCACCTGCCACCTTCTGGAGCTGCTGGCAGGTGCGCACCGTGCTGGCCCACGGCGTTCGCTCGCCGCGCTGGTAGCCCAGCTCCACTACCCGCTGCAGCGTGGTCTCGAATGCCTGGCGAATCGGCAGGCAGCTTTGCTGCAAGGCGGGCCAGTCAATCTTTCCCTGCTTGTAGTTGTGCCAGTGGTCAAACAGCTGCTGCTGCAGGCCCAGCAGCTTTGCTCCAAATTCAGTGCTGGCGCCCGGGCGTTCGGCGATGGCCGTTAAATCGCGGATCAGGTGCGCCCAACACAGCTGCCTTTGCATCACCGGCAGGTGGTTGTAGGCCGAGAAGCGATCGCTCACGACAATCCCGCCAAAGGCACTGCCGAGCAGCTCAATCGCAGCGGCCGTAGAACGGCTCAGCCCCTGCAGAAACACCG
Protein-coding regions in this window:
- a CDS encoding TIGR02710 family CRISPR-associated CARF protein; this encodes MIHILVLSIGKQPDGPIQTIRGVRPDRVVFICSQESQDLIRSIQARVPVPDFDADRDVMVLQHRRPGSSPEASNELDRLDSVYVQASALLERLGQEHPGCRLTVDYTGGTKSMGAGLAMAAIDDPVANLQLTTLEQRVPGSTVITGHSFPVPVPTEAIHAHRLLSLELPTLLQRFDYAAAEGAIGRVRRGLQPESEAFRTLTRLETLMVALDAWDRFDHRTAVQLLNGRGREPAILALLLPLKRVVSSRKLVDARARGEDWPSMPGHGLELAEDLLRNAERRAAQHRYDDAVGRLYRAVELTAQLLLRTGVAGYVGEEGIDTSDVATERLPEILQPTYRSLHERKGVDQPLKLGLVESYELLAALLHPVGLRWKQRDENLRRALKLRNASQFAHGFEAIG
- a CDS encoding transposase produces the protein MSSLEGKTRPFRQFFRKLLEIEGIEPTNNAAERALRQSVIQRKISQGVQSRQGAICRSRLLTVTTTLRQQGRDVWEFLEQAWIAHHRGGVMPSLLSDP
- a CDS encoding IS5 family transposase, with the translated sequence MRGHRERSGSLFSYVSIEERIPASHPLRRIRKLADQALDRLNPTFCALYAAEGRPSVPPEQLLLASLLQAFYGIRSERLLLEQLHYNLLYRWFVGLSPDDPIWHPTTFTKNRERLLNEQVMGRFLEKLMGAPEVKPLLSDEHFSVDGTLLQAWASHASLERIDGQDDPPPPPSGPGEGFGAPKPGRKRAKGDFRGVKLSNKTHRSGSDPDALLARKSNAHPAQPSYRGHVLMDNRHALIVDCRVTQAVGTGERDAAKAMAADIPGAHQKTIGADKNYDTKGFVAEMRRIAVTPHVAQNTARSGGSAIDGRTTRHEGYAKSINARRGIEKVFGWIKQWGGLRQFKLRGTDKLSAVFGLHVIAYNLIRLGNLLKPAMAAA